The DNA segment TTCGCACAGAGACAATCCCTTCTGGTGGAATCGCTGTGGTTTCGGGTACGCCCTTCAGCACGTTATTCATGAACTCGTTCCAGCCTGGGCCTGCGGTCTTAGCGCCCGCCTCTGTACCCGTGATCTGATCCTTCTCACCATTAGAGTTCCATGCGGTTCTGCCTAACTGACGACCATGGTCATCAAACCCTACCCAGAAGGTGCTGGTCAGTGTCGGACCAAAACCACTGAACCAAGTATCCCGTGATTCGTTGGTTGTACCCGTTTTACCAGCAATATCATGACGTTTGATTAATTGCGCTGCACGCCAAGCTGTACCTTGCCAGCCTGTGCCTTTACTCCAATCGCCACCACCCCAGATCACGCTCTTCAGCGCTTCGGTGATCAGGAATGCCGTTTGTTCAGAGATAATTTGCGGAGCATAACGGCCTGTTTGCTCGAAGCAATGGGCGACAGGCTCATCGGTTTGAGTGGTTGGCTCACCAAAACCCATTGGATCGCTGCTAGGCTGCACAGAGCTGTTGTTAGGCTTACAGGCCAAGGTCGGATTTGCCTTCTCAATCACATTACCGAAGGAGTCTTCTACTCGTTCGATATAGTAAGGTTCAACCAAGAAGCCACCGTTTGCGAACACGTTGAAAGCGGTTGCCACTTGCAACGGGGTGACCGAAGGAGAACCTAAGGCTAACGACTCGTTACGAGGTAAGTCGTTAGGATCAAAGCCAAACTTAGTCAACTCGGCGATGGCTGCATCTAAACCAATATGGCGCATGGCACGAACTGACATCACGTTGATTGATTGCGCTAAGCCCACACGCAGACGGGTTGGACCGCCATAAATATCGGGCGAGTTTTTAGGGCGCCACGCAGTACCTTGGCTAATATCGGGTTTGTTAATCGGTGCGTTGTTAATCAGAGTCGCGAGCGTAAAGCCTTTCTCTAATGCCGCAGCATAGATGAAAGGTTTAATATTCGAACCTAATTGACGTTTCGCTTGGGTCACGCGGTTGTACTGGCTTTGGCTGAAGCTGTAGCCACCCACTAAGGTACGGATTGCACCATTTATTGGGTCGAGTGCAACAGTGGCACTTGCCACTTCTGGCACTTGCGATAATTGTAAGTATTGACCGTTATCGCGGATCCAAATGCGCTCACCGACTTTTAGCATATCTGAAGCCGATTTTGGCACCGAGCCTTGGCGTTTATCGGTGATAAATTTACGCGCCCATTTTAGGCCATCCCACTTAATGACTTTGGTTTCGCCCTTGGCGGTTAACACGCTGGCTTGCTGACCATCGATGTTTAATACCGCAGCAGGTTGCAACTCTTGTACAGGCGTAATTTTTGCGAGCTCGGCTTTGATTTGTGCATCATCCGGCTTAGCATCGGTCCAAAGAACCGCCGCGGGACCACGGTAACCGTGGCGCTCATCATAGGCATAGACGTTATTGCGTAATGCTTGCTGTGCTAGCAGTTGCTGCTCTGATGAAATTGTGGTGTAGACGTTATAGCCATTCGTGTAGGCCTCTTCTTCACCGTATTTTTGCACCATGTAATCTCGAGCCATTTCAGAGATATAAGGGGCGTAAAGGTCGATTTCAGCGCCATGGTATTTGGCGACGAGCGGCTCTTGCACTGCTGCTTGGTATTCAGCTTTGCTGATGTAACCCACTTCGTTCATTCGCATCAATACCACGTTGCGGCGTGCAAGTGCGCGTGAAGGGGAGGTAATAGGGTTTAGGGTGGACGGTGCTTTAGGGAGTCCCGCAATCATACTCATTTCGGAAAGCGTCAGATCTTGAACGTTTTTACCAAAATACACTTGAGCAGCCGCGCCGACACCATAGGCTCTCTGACCTAAATAAATACGGTTAACGTAGAGTTCTAAAATCTCATCTTTAGTTAACAATTGCTCGATGTGGTAGGAAATAAAAATTTCCTTCACTTTACGAATAATGGTCTTGTCGCGGGTCAGGAAGAAGTTACGCGCCACCTGCATGGTGATAGTACTCGCGCCTTGTTTCTTTTCACCCGTGGTGAGCATGACTATTGCGGCACGCATCACCCCAACAGGATCGATACCGCCGTGCTCATAAAAGCGAGCATCCTCGGTGGCGAGGAAGGCTTGGAGCAGCGGTTTAGGCACTTCTTCGAGTTTCAGCGGAATGCGACGCTTCTCACCAAACTGAGAGATGAGCTTGCCATCGCTACTGTAAATGCGCAAAGGTGTTTGTAATTGCACATTTTTTAGTGTCGATACATCCGGCAGATCCGGCAAAACATAAAAGTATGCTGCAACAATGGCGCCTACGCCCAAAAGGGCTAGACTGAATAGAGCTATAACAATACGTTTTAACCACTTCACCTAAATTGATCCTAATGTTCAGTTAAGTGCGACAGTATATAAGGCGCGCACGTTTGGGTGAAGCAAAAACGTGACGTCTCTAAAATAGCGTTTGTAAAATCTTGAAACATTCTATACAAATACGTATAACGGGTTGATTTTGTGCTAATCTCTTTTACTACTGAATACAAATAATAAAGTGACAACGGACTATGCTTTCAAATTTATGGAAGCGTCAGGCTCCGCAGATGGTCGGGATCGATATCGGTTCCCACGAAGTAAAAGCTATTCTGCTGAGTAAGACTGCTGATGGATATAAAATACTAAGTCATGCAGCGGTTCCCGTAAAAAAGGGGGCTATTAACGATCATGATATTCGTGATGCCGATGCCGTTGTTGAATGTCTCAAACAGATTAAGCGTATTTTGCCAAAGTCGGTTAAATATGCAGCGGTTGCGGTCTCAGGTTCTGCGGTGATGACCAAGGTGATCTACATGGATGCTTCGCTAAGCGAAGAGGAGATGGAAACTCAAATCGAGATTGAGGCCGACAACCTTATCCCATACTCACTCGATGAAGTCAGCATAGATTTTGAAACCTTAAATGTCAATAGCACCGATCCTTCTAAGGTTGATGTGCTGCTTAGCGCGTGCCGCACTGACAATATTGATGCCAGAGTCGATGCGCTCGATGAAGTTGAGCTCGAAACCAAAGTTGTTGATGTGGAAGGTTATGCTTTGGGCAGAGCCGTTGAGTTGGTGCTAGGACAGTTACCCGAAGGCGCTCGGCAGAAGGCGGTGGCCATGGTCGATATTGGCGCCAACATGACGACCTTCAGTGTGGTGGAGTCGGGCGAAACAACCTTTATTCGTGAGCAAGCCTTTGGCGGTGAGTTATTTACGCAGTCGATTCTGTCTTTTTATGGCATGTCCTACGAACAAGCTGAGAAAGCTAAAATTGAAGGCGATTTGCCACGTAATTATATGTTCGAAGTGCTATCTCCCTTCCAAACGCAATTGCTGCAACAAATTAAACGAACGCTACAAATTTATTGTACGTCGAGTGGTAAAGATAAAGTCGATTATCTCGTATTATGCGGTGGAACATCTAAACTGGAAGGCATGGCTAACTTATTAACGAATGAGTTAGGCGTCCACACGATTATTGCCGATCCTTTCCAAGGGTGTCTGCACGCGGATGAATCCGTTAAAAATATACTGCAACCTAGCATTAGCAAATATATGGTTGCTTGTGGCTTAGCGCTGAGGAGCTACGGTCAATGGCGAACATAAACCTGCTTCCTTGGCGTGAAGAAGCAAGAGAAAAGCAGAAGCGCGATTATATTGGAATATTAGCGGCGGTATTTTTAGGCTCAGCAGTTTTAGTCTATGTAGCCTTGTCTTTACTCGACATGATGACCGATGAACAGCGCGGACGTAATGCTTATTTACAGTCTGAAATTCAACAACTCGATGCTCAAATCGCCGAGATTAAAAAGATCACCGAGCGTAAGAAAGATATTGAGCGTCGGACCGAGATCATTTTGAACCTTCAGCAATCCCGTAATTTGCCGACACACGTATTAGATGAGCTGGTGCGTATCGTGCCGCCTGGAATATATCTATCTAGTCTAGAGAAAAAGGCAGTTTATTACTGATTGAAGGTCGCAGTGAATCGAACAACAACGTGGCCAACATGATGCGTAAGGTGAAGGCATCCGAATGGTTAACCGATCCCAATATGCAATCTATCGTGTCTCAAGATGATGAGCTAAGACAATTACAACGCTTTAGCTTAAGAGTGAGCATTAAAGGTGCCATGGCTGATGAGCCTATTAAAACGGCAAAAGGAGCGAGTAAATGAAGCTCGATCTAAGTCAGTTTAATGATATCGATTTTGAGAACATCGGCGGTTGGCCAAATCAAGTCAAAGTATTTTTCGCTGTGCTATTGGCGCTTTGCGTTTTCGCTGCGGGTTATTTTCTCGTGGTTTCGGATGCTATCGATGTGTATAACGCGGAGCAAAGAAAGGAAGAGCAGCTGAGAGAGGATTTTAAGACTAAATATCAGCTTGCCGCCAACCTTAAATTATACCGTGAACAGTTAGCTGTGATGGAGGAGCAATTTGCCGAGCTACTCAAAATGCTGCCCTCTGAGAATGAGATGCCAGGGCTGCTAGATGACTTAACCTTTGTGGCCACTGACGCAGGATTACGGATTAATAGCTTAAATTGGGAACCTGAAATTCAACGGGATTTCTATATTGAGTTCCCGATAAAAATGTCGGTCACAGGTGATTATCACCAAATCGGCAATATGGTCAGCGGCGTGGCTAAACTGCCTCGTATCGTCAGCTTGCACGACTTTACGATTAAGCGCGACGAGAGCGGTAATCTGGCCATGGATATATTGGCCAAAACCTATCGCTTTAAAGAGGGAGCAGAATTACCACCCGAAAAGCCTGCCAATAACAAGGGGAAGAAATAATGAAACTCTTACCTCTGTTAGCATTAAGTCTTTTTTTAATGGGTTGTGTTGGCGATCGTAGTGATTTAGAGCTATTTGTTACTACTACCAAGGCACAGCATGTGGCGCATATTCCACCCTTAAAAGAGCCACCTAAATTTGAGCATTTTGCGTATCAAGCCGAATTAATGCGTAGTCCTTTTGTCCCACCTTCTCGAGAGTTAACGGAAGAAGTGGTTGATACCAGCAAAAACTGCTTACAGCCGGATTTAAAACGTCGCAAAGGCCGTTTAGAAACCTATGCTTTAGACAATCTAAAAATGCGCGGCACCTTAAGCGAAGGTAATTCGATTTGGGCGCTTATTGAGACCAATGATGG comes from the Shewanella seohaensis genome and includes:
- a CDS encoding type IV pilus inner membrane component PilO, with protein sequence MKLDLSQFNDIDFENIGGWPNQVKVFFAVLLALCVFAAGYFLVVSDAIDVYNAEQRKEEQLREDFKTKYQLAANLKLYREQLAVMEEQFAELLKMLPSENEMPGLLDDLTFVATDAGLRINSLNWEPEIQRDFYIEFPIKMSVTGDYHQIGNMVSGVAKLPRIVSLHDFTIKRDESGNLAMDILAKTYRFKEGAELPPEKPANNKGKK
- a CDS encoding pilus assembly protein PilP, with the protein product MKLLPLLALSLFLMGCVGDRSDLELFVTTTKAQHVAHIPPLKEPPKFEHFAYQAELMRSPFVPPSRELTEEVVDTSKNCLQPDLKRRKGRLETYALDNLKMRGTLSEGNSIWALIETNDGSVYRMGVGEYLGLFNGHIAKVTSQNVEVVELIPDGSGCWSERTNNIELSGK
- a CDS encoding penicillin-binding protein 1A; translation: MKWLKRIVIALFSLALLGVGAIVAAYFYVLPDLPDVSTLKNVQLQTPLRIYSSDGKLISQFGEKRRIPLKLEEVPKPLLQAFLATEDARFYEHGGIDPVGVMRAAIVMLTTGEKKQGASTITMQVARNFFLTRDKTIIRKVKEIFISYHIEQLLTKDEILELYVNRIYLGQRAYGVGAAAQVYFGKNVQDLTLSEMSMIAGLPKAPSTLNPITSPSRALARRNVVLMRMNEVGYISKAEYQAAVQEPLVAKYHGAEIDLYAPYISEMARDYMVQKYGEEEAYTNGYNVYTTISSEQQLLAQQALRNNVYAYDERHGYRGPAAVLWTDAKPDDAQIKAELAKITPVQELQPAAVLNIDGQQASVLTAKGETKVIKWDGLKWARKFITDKRQGSVPKSASDMLKVGERIWIRDNGQYLQLSQVPEVASATVALDPINGAIRTLVGGYSFSQSQYNRVTQAKRQLGSNIKPFIYAAALEKGFTLATLINNAPINKPDISQGTAWRPKNSPDIYGGPTRLRVGLAQSINVMSVRAMRHIGLDAAIAELTKFGFDPNDLPRNESLALGSPSVTPLQVATAFNVFANGGFLVEPYYIERVEDSFGNVIEKANPTLACKPNNSSVQPSSDPMGFGEPTTQTDEPVAHCFEQTGRYAPQIISEQTAFLITEALKSVIWGGGDWSKGTGWQGTAWRAAQLIKRHDIAGKTGTTNESRDTWFSGFGPTLTSTFWVGFDDHGRQLGRTAWNSNGEKDQITGTEAGAKTAGPGWNEFMNNVLKGVPETTAIPPEGIVSVRIDLATGKLTRKTDYTSAFEYFISGTEPKEYISESQDENNLFIDAPTDDLFQ
- a CDS encoding pilus assembly protein PilM translates to MLSNLWKRQAPQMVGIDIGSHEVKAILLSKTADGYKILSHAAVPVKKGAINDHDIRDADAVVECLKQIKRILPKSVKYAAVAVSGSAVMTKVIYMDASLSEEEMETQIEIEADNLIPYSLDEVSIDFETLNVNSTDPSKVDVLLSACRTDNIDARVDALDEVELETKVVDVEGYALGRAVELVLGQLPEGARQKAVAMVDIGANMTTFSVVESGETTFIREQAFGGELFTQSILSFYGMSYEQAEKAKIEGDLPRNYMFEVLSPFQTQLLQQIKRTLQIYCTSSGKDKVDYLVLCGGTSKLEGMANLLTNELGVHTIIADPFQGCLHADESVKNILQPSISKYMVACGLALRSYGQWRT